The Panthera uncia isolate 11264 chromosome C2, Puncia_PCG_1.0, whole genome shotgun sequence genome contains a region encoding:
- the XIRP1 gene encoding xin actin-binding repeat-containing protein 1, with translation MVKAQTQAAPTPATPMAAAEDLPLPAPPGPEDLPPPPPKESFSKFHQQRQASELRRLYRHIHPELRKNLAEAVAEDLAEVLDSEEPTEGDVQCMRWIFENWRLDAIGDRERPPAREPVSGGDVQGTSRKFEEGSFANSTDQEPAGPPPSGGDVRAARRLFETKPLDELTGQAEAPEAPVREPEASGDVQGTRMLFETRPLDRLGSRPSIQEQSPLELRSEIQELKGDVKKTVKLFQTEPLCAIQDAEGAIHEVKAACREEIQSNAVRSARWLFETQPLDAINRDPSQVRVIRGISLEEGARPDVSATRWIFETQPLDAIREILVDEKDFQPSPDLMPPGPDVQQQKHLFETRALDTLKGDEESGARPPPKEEVVPGDVRSTLWLFEMKPLDTPRDKVQVGHLQRVGPREQEGLTSEHLCSDGSSALSLSQSAPQRDGVKGDVKAFKNLFETLPLDSIGQGEPSAHGNVSRAEGMDSAGQSQDIGSPVYAMQDGKGHLHALTSVSREQIVGGDVQGYRWMFETQPLDQLGRSPSTVDVVRGITRQEVVAGDVGTARWLFETQPLEVIHQREREERQEEEGKGQAGPQPEALPKGDVRTIRWLFETCPMSELAEKQGSEVTDPTTEAEARSCTWMFAPQPLDRPEGSRERHLQVSQMQAGAGQTDGHVFETEPLQASGRPCGRGPVRYCSRVEIPSGQVSRQKEVFQALEAGKGEDQGPRVLPEPIPVGSVHKFTWLFENCPMGSLAAESVRGGNLREEQPTGPSGNKALERQETAAEGTLKALHTVPGILHHGGILMEARGPGELCLARYVLPGPGQGAPHVRKEELVSGELPRIVRQVLRRPDVDQQGLLVQEDPAGRLHLKPLRLPAPGGSGDVEDVDPEFQQLLACGLGASVSRTGLVMQETEQGLVSLTAYSLQPRLTGRAPERGSVQLLASCIDKGDLSGLHSLRWEPPADPGSVPPSEGAQKLPPAENIIHVPPLDPSMAMGHLRGPGKAVPLAGEGKREDSHSGHKGIAAVGESEATTARPLGPGAPDLRAAMQNLRLATAEAQSLHQHVLSKHKQASTPGATSAPCQDGQRQASATATVAAQSNAGPKAGGDPRIPAAPRKVSGEQEALPGGLPGGWVTIQDGVYTAHPVRTFDPARGVQPSERELPQRGGDAAPSAQAPSPLQEGPRQSRGPGWEEPGGCTQTAWGSPEKAMARVGPGGLQAAKVASSAHHTLASGPRPAGASLHSHNASVPPPPLLSAAVTGPDFAAQARRDEDCIQQDSEALRAPLLHSHSSPASQRSHGDAQTKTPNPEPKIPRRKKPQLPPKPAHLSQIPPPQWLPKPSALSPSSCREAGQGDYKPGERDAAIGGPAHVPTTASQGCTRPAGGSREQSRPSPQHGPGATASRSTKSQAAGSNAQSAEPRKLSALHGHPTSPLQGPSPAGERPEADSQQGASENAGLLQGSEQELQGLLSQVQALEKEAASSVDVRALRRLFETVPQLGVAPQARAAPQKPEASVVQAFGELTKVGTEVARLREQTLARLLDIEEAIHKALSSMSGLQPETNTKGQSQGPLEDHGAREIGNTDRRKAGPNCSGREVRGQTAVKNQTQDACPNPDALDSEVQSQAKVRNHAEAGGQSAPVVPSTRRPETLREDSGLPGVFPSSRDSSCSPTFISTESATRKLPEAPSPRATHLARDVDQAQLHQKGFQDKAGKKEVTPCSGQPEPAPASLGSPLPAGQRRILELQTGPGGPQCYGATRTATQQYEGVDQCRNPALQPSTRVTEEAELPRAPGPHLELHASPLLRQFLHSPARLSGGLAEAGRVRAPCGHSQPEAQ, from the coding sequence ATGGTCAAAGCCCAGACGCAGGCAGCCCCCACGCCGGCCACTCCGATGGCAGCTGCAGAAgacctgcccctccccgcacccccaggCCCGGAGGATCTGCCGCCACCGCCCCCCAAGGAGTCCTTCTCCAAGTTCCACCAGCAGAGGCAAGCCAGCGAGCTCCGCCGCCTGTACAGGCACATCCACCCTGAGCTCCGCAAGAATCTGGCCGAGGCTGTGGCTGAGGACCTGGCCGAGGTCCTGGACTCTGAGGAGCCCACCGAGGGTGATGTCCAGTGTATGCGCTGGATCTTCGAGAACTGGCGGCTGGACGCCATTGGGGACCGTGAGAGGCCGCCTGCCAGGGAGCCCGTGTCGGGCGGGGACGTCCAGGGTACCTCCCGCAAATTTGAGGAAGGCTCCTTTGCCAACAGCACAGACCAGGAGCCTGCAGGACCCCCGCCATCCGGAGGGGACGTTCGTGCGGCCCGCCGGCTGTTTGAGACAAAGCCGCTGGATGAGCTGACCGGCCAGGCCGAGGCGCCGGAGGCCCCGGTGAGGGAGCCCGAAGCCAGCGGGGATGTCCAGGGTACCAGGATGCTCTTTGAGACGCGGCCGCTGGACCGCCTGGGCTCCCGCCCCTCCATCCAGGAGCAGAGCCCCCTGGAGCTGCGCTCAGAGATCCAGGAGCTGAAGGGCGATGTGAAAAAGACAGTGAAGCTGTTCCAGACAGAGCCGCTGTGTGCCATCCAGGACGCAGAGGGTGCCATCCACGAGGTCAAGGCTGCGTGCCGGGAGGAGATCCAAAGCAACGCGGTGAGGTCTGCCCGCTGGCTCTTCGAAACGCAGCCTCTGGACGCCATCAACAGGGACCCCAGCCAGGTGCGGGTAATCCGGGGGAtctccctggaggagggggcccgGCCTGACGTCAGCGCAACCCGCTGGATCTTTGAGACACAACCCCTGGACGCCATTCGGGAGATCTTGGTGGACGAGAAAGACTTCCAGCCATCCCCAGACCTTATGCCTCCTGGTCCAGACGTCCAGCAACAGAAGCATTTGTTTGAGACCCGAGCATTAGACACTCTCAAGGGGGACGAGGAGTCTGGGGCACGGCCCCCACCCAAAGAGGAAGTAGTCCCTGGCGATGTCCGCTCTACCTTGTGGCTATTTGAGATGAAGCCCCTGGACACTCCTAGAGACAAGGTCCAAGTGGGTCACCTGCAGCGAGTGGGTCCCCGGGAGCAGGAGGGGCTCACGTCTGAGCATCTATGCAGTGATGGCTCCTcggctctgtccctctctcagagTGCTCCCCAGAGGGATGGGGTGAAGGGGGACGTGAAGGCCTTCAAGAACCTTTTTGAGACCCTTCCCCTGGACAGCATTGGGCAAGGTGAGCCTTCGGCCCATGGGAATGTGAGCAGAGCCGAAGGAATGGATTCTGCTGGGCAGTCCCAGGACATAGGGTCCCCGGTGTATGCCATGCAGGATGGCAAAGGCCACCTCCATGCCCTGACCTCTGTCAGCAGAGAGCAGATAGTTGGAGGCGACGTGCAGGGCTACAGGTGGATGTTTGAGACACAGCCCCTGGACCAGCTAGGCAGAAGCCCCAGTACCGTGGACGTGGTGCGGGGTATCACCCGGCAGGAAGTGGTGGCCGGAGATGTAGGCACGGCCCGGTGGCTCTTTGAGACCCAGCCCCTGGAGGTCATCCACCAGCGGGAACGGGAAGAACgccaggaagaagaaggaaagggtcAGGCAGGTCCCCAGCCTGAGGCACTCCCAAAAGGTGATGTGCGGACCATCCGGTGGTTGTTTGAGACCTGCCCGATGAGTGAGTTGGCAGAGAAGCAGGGGTCAGAGGTCACAGACCCCACAACGGAGGCCGAGGCTCGGTCCTGCACCTGGATGTTTGCACCCCAACCCCTGGACAGGCCAGAAGGCTCCAGGGAGCGGCACCTGCAGGTCAGCCAGATGCAGGCTGGGGCCGGACAGACAGACGGGCATGTCTTTGAAACGGAGCCTCTGCAGGCCTCGGGCCGTCCCTGTGGAAGAGGGCCTGTGCGCTACTGCAGCCGCGTGGAGATCCCTTCGGGGCAAGTGTCTCGGCAGAAGGAGGTCTTCCAGGCCCTGGAGGCAGGCAAGGGGGAAGACCAGGGGCCCAGAGTACTCCCCGAGCCCATCCCTGTGGGCTCTGTGCACAAGTTCACCTGGCTCTTTGAGAACTGTCCCATGGGCTCCCTGGCGGCCGAGAGCGTCCGAGGGGGCAACCTCCGGGAGGAGCAGCCCACGGGCCCCTCAGGCAACAAGGCGCTGGAGAGGCAGGAGACTGCGGCTGAGGGCACCCTGAAGGCTTTGCACACTGTGCCTGGCATCCTGCACCATGGAGGCATCCTCATGGAGGCCCGGGGGCCAGGGGAGCTCTGCCTGGCCAGGTACGTGCTcccaggcccagggcagggggcacCCCACGTACGGAAGGAGGAGCTGGTGTCTGGCGAGCTTCCCAGGATTGTTCGCCAGGTGCTGCGCCGGCCAGATGTGGACCAGCAGGGGCTGCTCGTTCAGGAGGACCCGGCGGGCCGGCTGCATCTGAAGCCACTGAGGCTGCCAGCTCCGGGCGGCAGCGGGGATGTCGAAGACGTGGATCCCGAGTTCCAGCAGCTGCTGGCTTGtggcctgggggcctcagtctcGAGGACCGGGCTGGTGATGCAGGAGACTGAGCAGGGGCTGGTCTCGCTGACCGCCTACTCCCTGCAGCCCCGGCTGACCGGCAGGGCCCCTGAGAGGGGCAGCGTGCAGCTGCTGGCCAGCTGCATCGACAAAGGAGACCTAAGCGGCCTGCACAGTCTGCGGTGGGAACCACCAGCTGATCCAGGTTCCGTGCCCCCCAGCGAGGGGGCCCAGAAGCTGCCCCCAGCTGAGAACATCATCCATGTGCCCCCTCTGGACCCCAGCATGGCGATGGGGCATCTGAGAGGCCCGGGGAAGGCAGTCCCTCTGGCTGGGGAAGGGAAGCGGGAAGACAGCCACAGTGGACACAAAGGGATAGCAGCTGTGGGAGAGTCGGAAGCAACCACAGCTAGgcctctggggcctggggccccAGACCTCCGGGCCGCCATGCAAAATCTGCGGCTGGCCACCGCCGAGGCCCAAAGCCTGCACCAGCACGTTCTGAGCAAGCACAAGCAAGCCTCCACCCCTGGAGCCACCTCCGCACCCTGTCAGGATGGTCAGCGGCAGGCATCGGCTACGGCCACCGTGGCTGCCCAGAGCAACGCTGGGCCTAAGGCTGGAGGTGACCCCAGGATCCCAGCAGCCCCCAGAAAGGTCAGTGGGGAACAGGAAGCACTGCCCGGAGGGCTGCCGGGGGGGTGGGTGACTATTCAGGATGGCGTCTACACTGCTCACCCCGTGAGGACCTTTGACCCAGCAAGGGGTGTCCAGCCTTCCGAAAGAGagctcccacagaggggcggggACGCTGCCCCCTCGGCCCAGGCTCCAAGCCCACTCCAGGAAGGGCCAAGGCAGAGTcgggggcctgggtgggaggAGCCTGGGGGCTGCACACAGACGGCCTGGGGATCTCCAGAGAAGGCAATGGCAAGAGTCGGCCCAGGAGGCCTCCAAGCTGCAAAGGTTGCCTCTTCAGCCCACCACACTCTGGCCTCTGGGCCTCGGcctgcaggtgccagcctgcACTCCCATAAtgcctctgttcctcctcctcctcttctctcagcTGCTGTGACAGGACCCGACTTCGCAGCCCAAGCCCGCCGCGATGAGGACTGTATCCAGCAGGACTCCGAGGCCCTGCGGGCCCCACTTCTCCACTCCCACAGCAGCCCTGCCAGCCAGAGAAGCCATGGGGACGCACAGACAAAGACCCCAAACCCGGAGCCCAAAATTCCCCGGAGGAAGAAACCTCAGCTGCCTCCCAAACCCGCACACCTAAGCCAGATCCCCCCTCCCCAGTGGCTGCCCAAGCCCTCAGCTCTGTCTCCCAGCTCCTGCAGAGAAGCCGGGCAAGGAGACTACAAGCCAGGTGAGAGAGACGCAGCCATCGGCGGGCCAGCCCACGTCCCCACCACCGCCAGCCAGGGATGCACGCGTCCGGCTGGAGGCTCCAGAGAACAGAGCCGGCCCAGCCCCCAACATGGCCCCGGCGCCACGGCTTCCAGATCCACCAAGAGCCAGGCTGCAGGCAGCAACGCCCAGAGCGCTGAGCCCCGCAAGCTCTCAGCTCTCCACGGTCACCCCACCTCACCGCTGCAGGGTCCCAGCCCCGCAGGAGAGAGGCCCGAGGCAGATTCCCAGCAAGGGGCCTCTGAGAACGCGGGGCTTCTGCAGGGAAGCGAGCAAGAGCTCCAGGGTCTCCTGAGCCAGGTGCAAGCCCTGGAGAAGGAGGCGGCGAGCAGTGTGGACGTGCGGGCGCTGAGGAGGCTCTTTGAAACCGTGCCCCAGCTGGGAGTGGCTCCTCAGGCTCGTGCTGCCCCCCAAAAGCCTGAGGCCTCAGTGGTGCAGGCCTTTGGGGAACTGACAAAGGTCGGCACAGAGGTGGCCCGGCTGAGGGAACAGACCCTGGCCAGGCTGCTGGACATTGAGGAGGCTATACACAAGGCCTTGAGCTCCATGTCTGGCCTCCAGCCTGAGACAAACACCAAGGGCCAGTCGCAAGGACCCCTGGAGGACCACGGTGCCCGCGAGATCGGTAACACGGACAGGAGGAAAGCTGGACCTAACTGCTCAGGCCGGGAGGTCAGAGGGCAGACTGCAGTCAAGAACCAAACCCAGGATGCGTGCCCAAACCCAGATGCTCTGGACTCTGAGGTCCAGAGTCAGGCCAAGGTCAGAAATCACGCAGAGGCCGGGGGTCAATCAGCCCCAGTGGTTCCTTCCACCAGGAGGCCAGAGACATTGAGAGAAGACTCGGGCCTCCCTGGGGTCTTCCCTTCCAGCCGAGATTCATCTTGCTCCCCGACCTTCATCTCCACTGAGTCAGCCACAAGGAAGCTTCCAGAGGCTCCCAGCCCCAGGGCCACTCACCTGGCACGGGATGTGGACCAGGCCCAGCTCCACCAGAAGGGTTTCCAAGACAAGGCTGGAAAGAAGGAGGTCACCCCGTGCTCTGGGCAGCCGGAGCCCGCCCCTGCCTCCTTAGGAAGCCCCCTGCCCGCTGGGCAGAGAAGAATTCTGGAGCTGCAGACTGGACCGGGCGGCCCCCAGTGCTATGGAGCCACAAGAACGGCTACCCAGCAGTACGAAGGGGTGGACCAGTGCAGGAACCCGGCCCTCCAGCCCTCCACCAGGGTCACGGAGGAGGCAGAGCTACCCAGGGCTCCAGGACCCCACCTCGAGCTCCACGCTTCCCCCTTGCTCAGGCAGTTTCTGCACAGCCCAGCCAGGCTCAGCGGGGGCCTGGCAGAGGCTGGCAGGGTGCGTGCCCCCTGCGGCCACTCCCAGCCCGAAGCCCAGTGA